The proteins below are encoded in one region of Nitrospirae bacterium CG2_30_53_67:
- a CDS encoding mannose-6-phosphate isomerase produces the protein MRIAMLSPIAWRTPPRHYGPWESVVSLLTEGLIAKGVDVTLFATADSITKGQLHAVCKGGYEENRQIEPKVWECLHISELFDRADEFDLIHNHFDFLPLTYSKLVTTPVLTTIHGFSSPRILPVYEKYNEKTFYVAISEADRSPNLNYIATIHHGIDLDGFTFVPEPEDTLLFFGRIHPEKGAKEAIEIARAAGKKLIMAGVIQDEAYFELEVKPHIDGDHVTYVGSVGPEQRDKLLGKACALLHPISFEEPFGLSIIEAMCCGTPVIAFNRGSMPELIRHGVNGFLVSNVEEAVDAVKELSAIDRSACRGFVEKNFSAERMVNDYIQVYEQILELTKREDHRPWGYYTILSDKPDHKVKRIVVYPGKRLSLQKHQRRAEHWTAVYGEGLVTLDGKQIRLNKGDSIDIPRGGVHRIENPTKENMAFIEVQMGDYFGEDDIVRIEDDFGRK, from the coding sequence ATGCGCATAGCGATGCTTTCACCGATTGCTTGGAGAACGCCTCCACGACATTACGGACCATGGGAAAGTGTCGTGTCTCTGTTGACGGAGGGGCTGATCGCCAAAGGGGTCGACGTGACCCTTTTTGCCACGGCGGACTCCATCACAAAGGGGCAACTCCATGCCGTCTGCAAAGGAGGCTACGAAGAGAACAGGCAGATCGAACCCAAGGTCTGGGAGTGCCTCCACATTTCCGAACTCTTTGACCGGGCCGATGAATTTGACCTGATTCACAACCATTTTGATTTTCTCCCTTTGACATACAGCAAGCTGGTGACGACGCCTGTTCTCACAACGATTCACGGCTTTTCATCCCCCCGCATCCTGCCTGTTTATGAAAAATATAACGAAAAGACCTTCTATGTTGCCATTAGCGAGGCCGACCGTTCACCGAATCTGAACTACATTGCTACGATCCACCACGGTATTGACCTCGATGGCTTTACTTTCGTACCTGAACCTGAGGACACGCTTCTCTTCTTCGGCCGGATCCACCCGGAAAAAGGAGCCAAAGAGGCAATCGAAATTGCCAGGGCCGCAGGCAAGAAACTCATCATGGCCGGTGTGATTCAGGACGAGGCTTATTTTGAATTAGAGGTGAAGCCTCATATCGATGGTGATCATGTCACCTATGTGGGAAGCGTGGGTCCGGAGCAGAGGGATAAACTCCTCGGCAAGGCATGCGCTTTGTTACACCCTATCAGTTTTGAGGAGCCCTTCGGTCTTTCCATTATTGAGGCCATGTGCTGTGGGACGCCGGTGATTGCTTTTAACCGGGGCAGTATGCCGGAGCTGATTCGGCATGGTGTGAATGGTTTCCTGGTCTCCAATGTTGAGGAGGCGGTTGACGCCGTGAAAGAGTTGTCTGCAATAGACCGCTCGGCCTGCCGCGGGTTTGTGGAGAAGAACTTTTCTGCTGAGCGTATGGTGAATGATTACATTCAAGTTTACGAGCAGATCCTTGAATTGACAAAACGTGAGGACCATCGTCCGTGGGGATACTACACGATCCTTTCCGACAAACCGGACCACAAAGTCAAACGTATCGTGGTCTATCCCGGAAAGCGGCTGAGCCTCCAGAAGCACCAGCGTCGTGCCGAGCATTGGACTGCGGTATATGGTGAGGGCCTGGTCACATTGGATGGGAAACAGATCCGGCTCAATAAAGGCGATTCCATAGACATCCCGAGGGGGGGTGTCCATCGTATCGAAAATCCGACAAAGGAGAACATGGCCTTTATTGAGGTACAAATGGGAGACTATTTCGGTGAGGATGATATTGTAAGGATCGAGGATGACTTCGGTCGGAAGTAG